One window from the genome of Lentibacillus daqui encodes:
- the ftsZ gene encoding cell division protein FtsZ has translation MLEFDTNMDKLATIKVIGVGGGGNNAVNRMIEHGVEGVEFIAVNTDSQALDLSKAEVKLQIGEKLTRGLGAGANPEVGKKAAEESKEQIEEVLQGADMIFVTAGMGGGTGTGAAPTIAQIAKDLGALTVGVVTRPFTFEGRRRATQAISGIDTLKSCVDTLIVIPNDRLLEIVDKNTPMLEAFREADNVLRQGVQGISDLIAKPGLINVDFADVKTIMFDKGSALMGIGIATGENRATEAAKKAISSPLLETSIDGAHGILMNITGGANLSLYEVQESADLVTSAADKEVNVIFGSVINESLKDEIIVTVIATGFDENQNADHKPKSRSMPSNKQHAATTFNDDIPYRETRNTRNYTENQQPPKQQQPEEDTLDIPAFLRNRNRRR, from the coding sequence ATGTTGGAGTTTGACACAAATATGGATAAATTGGCAACCATAAAAGTAATCGGTGTTGGCGGTGGCGGAAATAATGCCGTTAACCGCATGATTGAGCATGGTGTAGAAGGTGTTGAATTTATTGCTGTCAACACGGATTCCCAAGCACTGGATCTATCGAAAGCAGAAGTGAAACTGCAAATTGGCGAAAAGCTGACCCGTGGTTTGGGAGCAGGTGCCAATCCCGAAGTCGGTAAAAAAGCTGCGGAAGAAAGTAAAGAGCAAATAGAAGAGGTACTACAAGGTGCCGATATGATCTTTGTCACAGCTGGAATGGGTGGAGGAACCGGTACTGGTGCTGCACCTACCATCGCACAAATTGCCAAAGATCTGGGTGCGCTCACCGTTGGCGTTGTAACACGGCCATTTACATTTGAAGGCAGAAGAAGGGCGACCCAGGCTATCTCCGGAATTGACACATTAAAAAGCTGTGTCGATACACTAATTGTTATTCCAAATGATCGCTTGCTGGAGATTGTTGATAAAAACACCCCGATGTTGGAAGCATTCCGTGAAGCAGATAACGTATTGCGTCAAGGGGTACAAGGCATATCCGATTTGATTGCCAAGCCTGGACTTATTAATGTCGACTTTGCCGATGTCAAAACCATTATGTTTGACAAAGGTTCTGCACTAATGGGAATTGGTATTGCAACCGGTGAAAATCGGGCAACAGAAGCAGCCAAAAAAGCCATTTCCTCACCTTTATTGGAAACATCAATCGATGGGGCGCATGGCATTTTAATGAATATCACGGGTGGAGCAAATCTCAGCCTTTATGAAGTACAGGAATCGGCTGACCTTGTCACATCGGCAGCAGATAAGGAAGTAAATGTGATCTTTGGCTCGGTGATTAATGAAAGCCTGAAAGACGAAATCATTGTCACGGTTATTGCTACTGGATTTGATGAGAACCAAAATGCTGATCATAAGCCGAAAAGCCGGTCAATGCCGAGCAATAAACAACATGCGGCTACAACATTCAATGACGATATACCGTATCGGGAAACAAGAAACACCCGAAATTACACAGAAAATCAACAGCCGCCCAAGCAACAACAACCAGAAGAGGATACACTGGATATTCCAGCCTTCTTACGGAACCGGAATAGAAGACGATAA
- the ftsA gene encoding cell division protein FtsA: protein MDNSEILVSLDVGTSKIKVIIGEVLNDSLNIIGVGSAKSNGMKKGAIVDIDQTVHSIRNAVEQAERMVGMQIDSVVVGINGNHVELQPCHGVVAVQSANREIGDEDITRVIDGAQVVSIPPEREIIDVIPKQFIVDGLDEITDPRGMIGVRLEMEGTIITCSKTVLHNILKCVERSGLQVSDICLQPLAAGSIALSRDEKNLGVALIDVGGGCTTVSVFQHDHLVSTSVIPLGGDNITKDLSMGLRTSTEEAEDVKLNYGHAFFDDAHEDETFSVSTIGSNQSQTFNQLQIADMIEARLEEIYAYVEREIRRMGCHDLPGGYVLTGGTMKMPGVLELAQDLFRANVRMSLPDYIGVREPQFTAGVGILQFAYRNAKIQGKDLFPSVVNSYEEKPRPKKTAKPAEKTEKKKKKESGISNLFKYFFD, encoded by the coding sequence TTGGACAACAGTGAAATACTAGTAAGTTTGGACGTAGGTACATCAAAAATTAAGGTGATAATTGGAGAAGTTTTAAATGATTCATTAAATATTATTGGTGTAGGATCTGCGAAATCAAATGGCATGAAAAAAGGAGCCATTGTCGATATTGATCAGACCGTTCATTCGATCCGTAATGCAGTAGAGCAGGCGGAACGAATGGTTGGCATGCAGATTGACAGTGTTGTAGTCGGGATTAACGGCAACCACGTTGAATTGCAGCCCTGTCATGGGGTCGTGGCTGTTCAAAGTGCAAACAGGGAAATCGGTGATGAGGATATTACCCGGGTGATTGACGGGGCACAGGTTGTCTCGATTCCTCCAGAACGTGAAATTATCGATGTTATTCCGAAGCAGTTTATTGTTGATGGTTTGGATGAAATAACTGATCCGCGCGGGATGATTGGTGTTCGTCTGGAAATGGAAGGAACAATTATTACCTGTTCCAAAACAGTTTTACATAATATTTTAAAGTGTGTGGAACGGTCGGGATTACAGGTATCCGATATTTGCCTGCAACCATTGGCTGCGGGGTCGATTGCATTATCCAGGGATGAGAAGAACCTCGGTGTTGCACTAATTGATGTTGGAGGGGGATGTACAACCGTATCGGTTTTTCAGCATGATCATTTGGTGTCAACAAGCGTTATTCCACTTGGTGGTGATAATATCACAAAGGATTTGTCCATGGGTCTTAGAACATCAACCGAAGAAGCGGAGGATGTCAAGCTGAATTATGGACATGCTTTTTTCGACGATGCACATGAGGATGAAACATTCAGTGTATCCACCATTGGCAGTAACCAGTCGCAAACCTTCAATCAATTGCAGATTGCTGATATGATTGAAGCTAGACTCGAAGAAATTTATGCGTATGTCGAACGGGAAATCAGACGGATGGGATGTCATGATTTACCAGGAGGATATGTTCTGACAGGTGGTACCATGAAAATGCCTGGGGTACTTGAGCTTGCCCAGGATTTATTTCGGGCAAATGTCAGGATGTCCCTGCCGGATTACATTGGCGTCAGGGAACCACAGTTTACTGCTGGGGTAGGAATCTTGCAATTTGCTTATCGTAATGCGAAAATACAAGGAAAAGATCTTTTTCCTTCTGTTGTCAATTCGTATGAGGAAAAACCGCGACCCAAGAAAACAGCAAAACCAGCAGAAAAAACAGAAAAGAAAAAGAAGAAAGAATCCGGAATTTCGAATTTGTTTAAGTACTTTTTTGATTAA